From Fusarium oxysporum f. sp. lycopersici 4287 chromosome 10, whole genome shotgun sequence, the proteins below share one genomic window:
- a CDS encoding alkaline phosphatase (At least one base has a quality score < 10), with the protein MANESDPLLSGSGDGRSDAQADKAARNSRLRELGLFAWALIATAAVIVVAIWTQHEQQTKHDHNTPASKRNLVFMVSDGMGPAPLSLTRSFRQHVEELPFGDTLTLDKHFWGTSRTRSSSSLVTDSAAGATAFSCGKKTYNGAISTLPSHDPCGTVLEAAKRAGYHTGLVVTTKIEDATPACFNSHVVLREMEDEIALQQIGEGVLGRTVDLMLGGGRCNFLPNSTEGSCRADDTDVIKIAKEKHNWTYTDSRAGFDALKGGNNVKLPFLGLFAPTDIPFEIDRRNHNDVYPSLSEMAKTALRALEKATEKSDKGFFIMIEGSRIDHAGHINDPAAQVHEVLEYDKTFQAVLDFIKESKTETVLVATSDHETGGLATAIQEPGHLPVYNWYPKALANATASAEWLHAKLNTHLASDSSIKKNKEKLKKYINEELIVRGLGISNASDKEITTIADHPESALVLFSALISLRAHVGWSTHGHTAVDVNIYSSGGPGTESIRGNVENTDVGKYLREYLEVDVDAITSELKEKMSKVNVQDVGMEGLDEVWSLGNKYHAIEV; encoded by the exons ATG GCCAACGAAAGCGATCCTCTCTTGTCCGGCTCCGGTGACGGCCGCTCCGATGCTCAGGCCGATAAGGCCGCCCGGAACTCGCGACTCCGTGAACTCGGCCTCTTTGCCTGGGCTCTGATTGCCACTGCTGCTGTCATTGTTGTTGCTATCTGGACTCAGCATGAGCAACAAACCAAGCATGATCACAACACGCCCGCTTCTAAGCGAAACCTCGTCTTCATGGTGTCAGACGGCATGGGCCCTGCACCTTTGTCCTTGACGCGTAGCTTCCGACAACACGTGGAAGAGCTTCCCTTCGGCGATACCCTCACTCTCGATAAGCATTTCTGGGGCACGAGCCGGACTCGCTCCAGCAGTTCCCTGGTTACAGACAGCGCTGCCGGTGCTACAGCCTTCTCCTGTGGCAAGAAGACCTACAATGGTGCTATCTCTACACTCCCTAGCCACGATCCTTGTGGAACAGTCCTAGAAGCTGCCAAGCGTGCTGGATATCATACTGGACTTGTTGTCACAACAAAGATTGAG GATGCGACTCCAGCCTGCTTCAACTCCCACGTGGTCCTCCGCGAGATGGAAGACGAGATTGCTCTTCAACAGATCGGAGAAGGTGTCCTGGGCCGAACTGTTGATCTGATGCTTGGTGGTGGTCGCTGCAACTTCTTGCCCAACAGCACAGAGGGCAGCTGCCGAGCCGACGACACGGATGTGATCAAGATTGCAAAGGAAAAGCACAACTGGACCTACACCGACAGTCGCGCTGGCTTTGACGCTCTCAAGGGTGGCAACAACGTCAAGCTGCCTTTCCTCGGACTCTTTGCCCCAACTGACATCCCCTTTGAGATTGACCGCCGAAACCACAACGACGTCTACCCCTCGCTGAGCGAAATGGCCAAGACTGCTCTTCGCGCTCTTGAGAAGGCTACCGAGAAGAGTGACAAgggcttcttcatcatgatcgaGGGTAGCCGAATTGACCATGCCGGTCATATCAACGATCCTGCAGCTCAGGTCCACGAGGTTCTTGAGTATGACAAGACATTCCAAGCTGTTCTTGATTTCATCAAGGAAAGCAAGACTGAAACTGTTCTTGTCGCAACCAGCGATCATGAAACTGGTGGTCTTGCCACTGCGATTCAGGAACCCGGTCACCTCCCTGTCTACAACTGGTACCCCAAGGCCCTCGCGAATGCTACCGCCTCGGCTGAGTGGCTTCACGCCAAGCTCAACACACACCTCGCCTCTGATTCCAGCATCAAGAAGAATAAGGAGAAGCTAAAGAAGTACATTAACGAGGAACTCATCGTCCGCGGTCTTGGTATCTCCAATGCCTCTGACAAGGAGATCACCACCATTGCCGATCACCCTGAGAGCGCCCTTGTCCTCTTCTCAGCTCTCATCTCCCTGCGCGCCCACGTCGGTTGGAGTACCCACGGCCACACTGCCGTCGACGTCAATATCTACAGTTCTGGTGGCCCGGGAACAGAGAGCATCCGTGGTAATGTTGAGAACACCGATGTTGGCAAATATCTACGGGAGTATCTTGAGGTTGACGTTGACGCGATCACCTCGGAACTCAAGGAAAAGATGAGCAAGGTTAATGTCCAAGATGTTGGCATGGAAGGACTCGATGAAGTTTGGTCTCTCGGCAACAAGTACCATGCTATTGAGGTCTAA
- a CDS encoding alkaline phosphatase (At least one base has a quality score < 10) — protein sequence MPSPQANESDPLLSGSGDGRSDAQADKAARNSRLRELGLFAWALIATAAVIVVAIWTQHEQQTKHDHNTPASKRNLVFMVSDGMGPAPLSLTRSFRQHVEELPFGDTLTLDKHFWGTSRTRSSSSLVTDSAAGATAFSCGKKTYNGAISTLPSHDPCGTVLEAAKRAGYHTGLVVTTKIEDATPACFNSHVVLREMEDEIALQQIGEGVLGRTVDLMLGGGRCNFLPNSTEGSCRADDTDVIKIAKEKHNWTYTDSRAGFDALKGGNNVKLPFLGLFAPTDIPFEIDRRNHNDVYPSLSEMAKTALRALEKATEKSDKGFFIMIEGSRIDHAGHINDPAAQVHEVLEYDKTFQAVLDFIKESKTETVLVATSDHETGGLATAIQEPGHLPVYNWYPKALANATASAEWLHAKLNTHLASDSSIKKNKEKLKKYINEELIVRGLGISNASDKEITTIADHPESALVLFSALISLRAHVGWSTHGHTAVDVNIYSSGGPGTESIRGNVENTDVGKYLREYLEVDVDAITSELKEKMSKVNVQDVGMEGLDEVWSLGNKYHAIEV from the exons ATGCCTTCTCCTCAGGCCAACGAAAGCGATCCTCTCTTGTCCGGCTCCGGTGACGGCCGCTCCGATGCTCAGGCCGATAAGGCCGCCCGGAACTCGCGACTCCGTGAACTCGGCCTCTTTGCCTGGGCTCTGATTGCCACTGCTGCTGTCATTGTTGTTGCTATCTGGACTCAGCATGAGCAACAAACCAAGCATGATCACAACACGCCCGCTTCTAAGCGAAACCTCGTCTTCATGGTGTCAGACGGCATGGGCCCTGCACCTTTGTCCTTGACGCGTAGCTTCCGACAACACGTGGAAGAGCTTCCCTTCGGCGATACCCTCACTCTCGATAAGCATTTCTGGGGCACGAGCCGGACTCGCTCCAGCAGTTCCCTGGTTACAGACAGCGCTGCCGGTGCTACAGCCTTCTCCTGTGGCAAGAAGACCTACAATGGTGCTATCTCTACACTCCCTAGCCACGATCCTTGTGGAACAGTCCTAGAAGCTGCCAAGCGTGCTGGATATCATACTGGACTTGTTGTCACAACAAAGATTGAG GATGCGACTCCAGCCTGCTTCAACTCCCACGTGGTCCTCCGCGAGATGGAAGACGAGATTGCTCTTCAACAGATCGGAGAAGGTGTCCTGGGCCGAACTGTTGATCTGATGCTTGGTGGTGGTCGCTGCAACTTCTTGCCCAACAGCACAGAGGGCAGCTGCCGAGCCGACGACACGGATGTGATCAAGATTGCAAAGGAAAAGCACAACTGGACCTACACCGACAGTCGCGCTGGCTTTGACGCTCTCAAGGGTGGCAACAACGTCAAGCTGCCTTTCCTCGGACTCTTTGCCCCAACTGACATCCCCTTTGAGATTGACCGCCGAAACCACAACGACGTCTACCCCTCGCTGAGCGAAATGGCCAAGACTGCTCTTCGCGCTCTTGAGAAGGCTACCGAGAAGAGTGACAAgggcttcttcatcatgatcgaGGGTAGCCGAATTGACCATGCCGGTCATATCAACGATCCTGCAGCTCAGGTCCACGAGGTTCTTGAGTATGACAAGACATTCCAAGCTGTTCTTGATTTCATCAAGGAAAGCAAGACTGAAACTGTTCTTGTCGCAACCAGCGATCATGAAACTGGTGGTCTTGCCACTGCGATTCAGGAACCCGGTCACCTCCCTGTCTACAACTGGTACCCCAAGGCCCTCGCGAATGCTACCGCCTCGGCTGAGTGGCTTCACGCCAAGCTCAACACACACCTCGCCTCTGATTCCAGCATCAAGAAGAATAAGGAGAAGCTAAAGAAGTACATTAACGAGGAACTCATCGTCCGCGGTCTTGGTATCTCCAATGCCTCTGACAAGGAGATCACCACCATTGCCGATCACCCTGAGAGCGCCCTTGTCCTCTTCTCAGCTCTCATCTCCCTGCGCGCCCACGTCGGTTGGAGTACCCACGGCCACACTGCCGTCGACGTCAATATCTACAGTTCTGGTGGCCCGGGAACAGAGAGCATCCGTGGTAATGTTGAGAACACCGATGTTGGCAAATATCTACGGGAGTATCTTGAGGTTGACGTTGACGCGATCACCTCGGAACTCAAGGAAAAGATGAGCAAGGTTAATGTCCAAGATGTTGGCATGGAAGGACTCGATGAAGTTTGGTCTCTCGGCAACAAGTACCATGCTATTGAGGTCTAA